The proteins below are encoded in one region of Salmo salar chromosome ssa02, Ssal_v3.1, whole genome shotgun sequence:
- the LOC106595616 gene encoding zinc finger protein 2 homolog isoform X1, producing the protein MSSRSYSPPAKEAVVKEEEEEEDVTIQKQVEGEAVTVKEEEKDVSVKEEEDAFRVKEEEEVTVKEEEEETEEDAGVEEEEGGMTVTLKKEEEIGYLGPVSQSHIKASNGSNDELSRKMVLGNRSLINTRERHDYRGSSGELQQHHEADEAEESLSTSELLKKQQRKCTGKKPHCCSDCGKRFTSSTDLKRHQRIHTGEKPYSCDQCGKSFTVSSSLKTHQRIHTGDKPYSCGQCGKSFNVPSSLKTHQRTHTGEKPYSCDQCGKSFTTSSQLTVHQRTHIGEKCYSCNQCGKSFVSSSRLTIHQRTHTGEKSHICDQCGKSFTTSSQLIIHQRTHTREKSYSCDQCGKSFVSSSHLTIHQRTHTGEKSYHCSDCGKSFATSGNVKSHQKKHTGEKSYSCNQCGKSFAQLCNLIAHMRIHTGEKPHCCSDCGKTFSKLYTLQSHQRIHTGEKPYCCSDCGKTFTKLYTLQSHQRIHTGEKPYSCSDCGKTFSKSSTLQSHQGTHTGEKPYSCNQCGKRFVMSSQLTIHQKTHTGEKYYSCNQCGKTYSGKRSLIKHQKIHTWSCFIISMK; encoded by the exons atgagttcacgaagctactctcctcctgctaaagaagctgtcgtcaaagaagaggaggaagaggaggatgtcactatacaaaaacaagtagagggtgaagctgttacagtgaaagaagaagagaaagacgtttcagtgaaagaagaggaagacgcgttcagagtgaaagaggaggaggaagttacagttaaagaagaggaggaagagacagaggaagatgcaggcgtggaggaggaggagggggggatgactgtcacattgaaaAAGGAGGAGGAAATTGGATATCTGGGTCCGGTTTCCCAAAGCCAtattaaggcatccaatggttctaacgatgaacttagccgtaagatggttttgggaaaccgttccctgattaacacta gagagagacatgactatcgtggatcctctggggagcttCAACAACATCATGAAGCGGACGAGGCAGAGGAAAGTCTCTCCActtcagaactcctcaagaaacagcAGCGGAAATGCACAGGGAAGaaacctcactgctgctctgactgtgggaagagattcacctcttcAACAGACCTCAAAAGACATCAGAGAatccatacaggagagaaaccttatagctgtgatcaatgtgggaagagttttactgttTCAAGCAGCCTGAAAAcacaccagagaattcacacGGGAGacaaaccttatagctgtggtcaatgtgggaagagttttaatgTTCCAAGCAGCCTGaaaacacaccagagaacacacactggagagaaaccttatagctgtgatcaatgtgggaaaagttttactacatctagtcaGCTGActgtacaccaaagaacacacataGGAGAGAAAtgttatagctgtaatcaatgtgggaagagttttgtttcatctagccgtctgactatacaccagagaacacacacaggagagaaatctcatatctgtgatcaatgtgggaagagttttactacatctagtcaGCTaattatacaccagagaacacacacaagagagaaatcttatagctgtgatcagtgtgggaagagttttgtttcatcaaGCCATCTGAccatacaccagagaacacacaccggAGAGAAGTCTTaccactgctctgactgtggaaagagttttgctaCCTCAGGAAATGTTAAATCACACCAGaaaaaacacacaggagagaaatcttatagctgcaatcaatgtgggaagagttttgctcagCTATGCAACCTGATAGCACATAtgagaatacacactggagagaaacctcactgctgctctgactgtgggaagacctTTTCAAAGTTATATACATTAcaatcacaccagagaattcacactggagagaaaccttattgctgctctgactgtgggaagacctTTACAAAATTATATACATTAcaatcacaccagagaattcacactggagagaaaccttatagctgctctgactgtgggaagacctTTTCAAAATCATCTACATTACAATCACACcagggaacacacacaggagagaaaccttatagctgtaatcaatgtgggaagagatttgtTATGTCTAGCCAGCTGACTAttcaccagaaaacacacacaggagagaaatattatagctgtaatcaatgtgggaagacataCTCTggtaaaagatctctgattaaacatcagaaaatacatacatggagttgtttcataatatcaatgaaataa
- the LOC106595616 gene encoding zinc finger protein 883-like isoform X2, with protein sequence MSSRSYSPPAKEAVVKEEEEEEDVTIQKQVEGEAVTVKEEEKDVSVKEEEDAFRVKEEEEVTVKEEEEETEEDAGVEEEEGGMTVTLKKEEEIGYLGPVSQSHIKASNGSNDELSRKMVLGNRSLINTRERHDYRGSSGELQQHHEADEAEESLSTSELLKKQQRKCTGKKPHCCSDCGKRFTSSTDLKRHQRIHTGEKPYSCDQCGKSFTVSSSLKTHQRIHTGDKPYSCGQCGKSFNVPSSLKTHQRTHTGEKPYSCDQCGKSFTTSSQLTVHQRTHIGEKCYSCNQCGKSFVSSSRLTIHQRTHTGEKSHICDQCGKSFTTSSQLIIHQRTHTREKSYSCDQCGKSFVSSSHLTIHQRTHTGEKSYHCSDCGKSFATSGNVKSHQKKHTGEKSYSCNQCGKSFAQLCNLQSHQRIHTGEKPYSCSDCGKTFSKSSTLQSHQGTHTGEKPYSCNQCGKRFVMSSQLTIHQKTHTGEKYYSCNQCGKTYSGKRSLIKHQKIHTWSCFIISMK encoded by the exons atgagttcacgaagctactctcctcctgctaaagaagctgtcgtcaaagaagaggaggaagaggaggatgtcactatacaaaaacaagtagagggtgaagctgttacagtgaaagaagaagagaaagacgtttcagtgaaagaagaggaagacgcgttcagagtgaaagaggaggaggaagttacagttaaagaagaggaggaagagacagaggaagatgcaggcgtggaggaggaggagggggggatgactgtcacattgaaaAAGGAGGAGGAAATTGGATATCTGGGTCCGGTTTCCCAAAGCCAtattaaggcatccaatggttctaacgatgaacttagccgtaagatggttttgggaaaccgttccctgattaacacta gagagagacatgactatcgtggatcctctggggagcttCAACAACATCATGAAGCGGACGAGGCAGAGGAAAGTCTCTCCActtcagaactcctcaagaaacagcAGCGGAAATGCACAGGGAAGaaacctcactgctgctctgactgtgggaagagattcacctcttcAACAGACCTCAAAAGACATCAGAGAatccatacaggagagaaaccttatagctgtgatcaatgtgggaagagttttactgttTCAAGCAGCCTGAAAAcacaccagagaattcacacGGGAGacaaaccttatagctgtggtcaatgtgggaagagttttaatgTTCCAAGCAGCCTGaaaacacaccagagaacacacactggagagaaaccttatagctgtgatcaatgtgggaaaagttttactacatctagtcaGCTGActgtacaccaaagaacacacataGGAGAGAAAtgttatagctgtaatcaatgtgggaagagttttgtttcatctagccgtctgactatacaccagagaacacacacaggagagaaatctcatatctgtgatcaatgtgggaagagttttactacatctagtcaGCTaattatacaccagagaacacacacaagagagaaatcttatagctgtgatcagtgtgggaagagttttgtttcatcaaGCCATCTGAccatacaccagagaacacacaccggAGAGAAGTCTTaccactgctctgactgtggaaagagttttgctaCCTCAGGAAATGTTAAATCACACCAGaaaaaacacacaggagagaaatcttatagctgcaatcaatgtgggaagagttttgctcagCTATGCAAC TTAcaatcacaccagagaattcacactggagagaaaccttatagctgctctgactgtgggaagacctTTTCAAAATCATCTACATTACAATCACACcagggaacacacacaggagagaaaccttatagctgtaatcaatgtgggaagagatttgtTATGTCTAGCCAGCTGACTAttcaccagaaaacacacacaggagagaaatattatagctgtaatcaatgtgggaagacataCTCTggtaaaagatctctgattaaacatcagaaaatacatacatggagttgtttcataatatcaatgaaataa